In Actinomycetota bacterium, the DNA window CAGGTGATCGCTGCCGCCGGCCCTTTTGGTCATACAGCCCTCCTGGGTGGCTTGATTGCCCTGACGTTGATCTTCAATCCGTTCATCCCCGGGGCGGTCAATGCGGTTTTTATGGCCCCCATCGCGCTGGCGACTGCCATAAGCCTGAACGTCTCGCCATATCCCTTTATCATGGGGGTGGCATATGGGTGCGCTTCCAGCTTTATGACCCCGGTATCTCACCCCGTAAACATCCTGGTGATGAGCCCCGGTGGCTACCGCTTCACCGATTATCTCAAAAACGGCTTGCCAATCGCCCTCATCGTGCTGACTTTATCCACCCTGCTGCTGCCGGTTCTCTTTCCATTTTGAAACGGATCTGCTCGCTGAGCGCAGAGGACAACCTAGAATCCCAAACCAACCCGGCAGTCGAATCGGGTCAGGCGCTATGGTCGTGACCTTACCTCAGAAAATTCTCGGGTCCATCGACGGTGATTCCACCGGTATTGGGCTGCTTGCTACCGGAAAAAGCAGCCAAAAAAGGCTGGGTAGCAGCTTCGGCAACCGGCACAACACCTTATGATCGCGGAATCCCTTAGCCCCAGTAACCGCTACCCCCGGCCTCGTTTTGACCTCGAACGCCTCCGCATCAGGGTATCGAAATCCTCCCCCGCCCAGCCAGGGCACCGAAGCCATTGACCAGGCTGTGGGTCGACCAAGGGGGCCCATAACCATCGGATGGATTACCCGGCCAACCCAATAGCCAACCCGTAAGCGCTCGCACCCTAAACACCGGATTGGATTGGGGGGATCATCCACTTTCCATCTTATACCTGTGACCGGGCGAAGAATTTCCTCCGGGAGGAGCGGGGTGTGTTACCGAAATAATCCCTCCACCAGTCATCCGTACGCAAAGGCTTGGGGGGTTCATTGGCGTCACGCCATTGCAAGGACTCACGGAAGGCAAAATGACTGAACATCCGCATGAATTCGCACAGGTAAATATCGGCGACACGCCTGTTGCCGCGGGTGATCACCATATTCTCATCGTTGTAAAGCGTTGAAGCGTCGCTAAAATTGGCCGACCCATCTACCACAATCGGATCGTCGGTCAGCGGGTCGATCAGCATGAATTTGTTATGCACAAAACGGACGTGGGTGTTCAGGTTGCTGAGCTTTTCCTGCACCCAACCTTCGACCTCGTTGGTCCGGATAAATTCGCCAATGGCGAAAACATTTTCGGGCAACCAGCGCAGTTGATCGATCTTGCGAATTTCGGCATCGAGTTCAGGCCCAGCCTTCATCGAACGGGTTTTCTTTTCCATTAACGCCAGACGGAAAGGCGCTTGCCCATTTTGATAGGCGTTTTTAAACAGATCGTGCATGCCGAAGGCAAAAGTCATCAAGAGGCCGTCTTTGGCGTTGAGTGCCAGGTCTGCGTACCAGTTAAGGGCATCCAGGTTTTTCCTTGGGCTAAAAAGCACACTGGTTCCCTCAGGAGGCGCTCCGTGGAGGGGTGGGGTGATCATTTCGACCTGGTTTCTCATCGGTACGGTAAGCAAATCCTGGCTGAGGGCTTTCCAGTAGGCGAAAAACTTTTCCGCCACTGCTGGTTCCTCAACAACGTGGGCTGCGTTCGAATGACCGAAGATACCGCCTTCAGAGAAATTCGTCCCACCCGTCCATACCGCAACCGGCTGGTCGTGATCGAGTTTGACGATGAATTTGTTGTGAGCGATATACGATTCTGGCCGGGTCCGTTGGATGCACACCTGGTCCAGACCGGCAGCGGCGACTGCATTTTGATTGGATTCGCCAGGATTTTTCTGGCGTGCATCGTAGATGATCTGGATATCGACACCCCTATCCAGGGCCTCCTTTAGCACTTGAAGGAATTCTATATAATGAAATTCGTAGGCGGCAATACGCAAAGCGTGCCGTCCGGGTTGGCACGAACGGACAAATTCCACAAGCGCTTCGTATAATCCACGCGACAGCCATTGGTAAGCCATCTTGTTGGGAACATCTTTTGGCCGGCGGTCACCGAAGCGGCGCATATATCCCTGGGATGCCGCGACACCGCGGTTGAAATAGATATCATGGTCGCCTGATTCGGGACTTTCGGTGGTAAGGTAAATCGATACTTCCGCATGGGTCTTCAAGTCGGTGGGTGGTCCCTTGAGAGCAGCGATCGTGTAG includes these proteins:
- a CDS encoding SLC13 family permease — encoded protein: QVIAAAGPFGHTALLGGLIALTLIFNPFIPGAVNAVFMAPIALATAISLNVSPYPFIMGVAYGCASSFMTPVSHPVNILVMSPGGYRFTDYLKNGLPIALIVLTLSTLLLPVLFPF